The Leucobacter sp. UCMA 4100 genome window below encodes:
- a CDS encoding choice-of-anchor K domain-containing protein, with the protein MAPSVPAFGTEAGGAPAQAGRAGQPGQAETVQPASAEPIAAELAAAVPRAMVSIPATGVQARMAYHTGYSGQWGNAKPNGADQVRYGVAPNTTTSGSIDNGNGIRGTSWNSYSDGYSGWVNSGSTAYSAHGRGNQGLNSSGRLDLNQQSALGFAPANVTSFEVGQIFNLGRMAHLNNPVAGLSNSWFRGEMQILFMGMELHYQWRLHETPNNDRPETHPNNDDLVDFLNQISDQTFQHNGITYTLVVHGFREPNRQNVCEPIVTDLGSVKNLFRTTETRTTYGCLYASVEQVRDLTIVKKVEAPYGAPAGKPTFGFTAASTLAGSGWAATPNFSLTDGASRKAPYNSGETLTVTEAPLPADWKLTDIQCLDGGGKPVQGITTNLATGQLVVRPKVTTDNAVNAPITCTYTNTYIPTAELTLVKQVDSTGQTAPVATPQDWTLSASGQGATASEKLTGKSGVNGRVIAGTYSLAEEANNPNTTAGYAMADGWSCVTKQGAPVDAKNEKVTVAAGQQVVCTVKNVYQTGALEIVKAFDESVPDSADGVNFKGNYQCVLKGKTVASGTWSTTGAGPAELKPAAGMPKANQIPVGAECSVTEADLPAGEASGLPNTSWLWSAPAIDGPVVVAKGDTKRVTVTNSTERQLGAVVWRKTDVTGNRLGGSEWTLTGPDSFAHEFKLPSGKALEIDDCDSDNCDGVDRDVKSGEFRISGLPFGKYSLTEVKAPAGYYRLSNPIEFEITAKTPSLTFDLGGLVNHPMVGPTLPLTGGIGRDAFSIAGMTVTALGGLAVAALYRRKLRAARA; encoded by the coding sequence GTGGCTCCTTCGGTGCCAGCGTTTGGCACCGAAGCGGGTGGCGCACCCGCACAGGCAGGCCGGGCAGGTCAGCCTGGACAGGCAGAAACGGTACAGCCCGCATCGGCCGAGCCCATCGCGGCAGAACTCGCGGCGGCAGTGCCGCGGGCCATGGTTTCGATTCCTGCAACCGGGGTTCAAGCTCGTATGGCGTACCACACCGGCTACTCGGGCCAATGGGGCAACGCGAAGCCGAACGGCGCCGATCAGGTGCGTTACGGTGTCGCACCCAACACGACGACGAGCGGCAGCATTGACAATGGAAACGGTATCCGGGGCACATCTTGGAACTCGTACAGCGACGGCTACTCTGGCTGGGTGAACAGCGGGAGCACGGCGTATTCGGCTCACGGCAGAGGCAACCAGGGGCTCAACAGTAGTGGCAGGCTTGACCTGAACCAGCAGAGCGCGCTCGGATTCGCCCCGGCAAATGTGACCTCGTTTGAGGTCGGCCAAATCTTTAACCTCGGGCGCATGGCGCACCTCAACAACCCAGTCGCAGGGCTCAGCAACAGCTGGTTCCGCGGCGAAATGCAGATCCTCTTCATGGGTATGGAGTTGCACTATCAGTGGCGATTGCATGAGACCCCCAATAATGACAGGCCTGAGACGCACCCCAACAACGATGACCTCGTTGACTTCCTGAACCAGATCAGTGATCAGACGTTCCAGCACAACGGCATCACGTACACCCTCGTCGTGCACGGCTTCCGGGAGCCCAATCGACAGAATGTCTGCGAGCCCATCGTGACCGACCTTGGCAGCGTGAAGAACCTCTTCCGCACGACCGAGACCAGAACCACCTACGGCTGCCTCTACGCTTCGGTTGAGCAGGTCCGTGACCTGACGATTGTTAAGAAGGTTGAGGCTCCGTACGGAGCACCGGCCGGCAAACCAACCTTCGGTTTCACCGCGGCATCGACGCTCGCGGGTTCGGGTTGGGCGGCAACGCCGAACTTCTCACTCACTGACGGAGCGAGCCGTAAAGCCCCCTATAACTCGGGCGAAACCCTCACGGTGACCGAGGCTCCGCTGCCCGCCGACTGGAAGCTCACTGATATTCAGTGCCTCGACGGTGGCGGCAAACCGGTGCAGGGCATCACGACGAACCTGGCGACGGGGCAGCTCGTGGTTCGGCCGAAGGTGACGACCGATAACGCGGTCAACGCGCCAATCACGTGTACGTACACCAACACCTACATTCCGACGGCCGAGCTCACGCTCGTGAAGCAGGTAGACAGCACCGGGCAGACCGCGCCCGTCGCGACCCCGCAAGACTGGACCCTCTCAGCGAGCGGCCAAGGCGCTACCGCGAGCGAGAAGCTCACGGGCAAGAGCGGTGTCAATGGGCGTGTGATCGCTGGCACCTACTCCCTCGCTGAAGAGGCGAACAACCCGAACACGACGGCTGGCTACGCGATGGCCGACGGGTGGTCGTGCGTCACAAAGCAGGGCGCACCGGTCGACGCGAAGAACGAGAAGGTCACGGTTGCTGCCGGTCAGCAGGTCGTGTGTACCGTGAAGAACGTGTACCAAACGGGCGCGCTCGAGATCGTGAAGGCCTTCGACGAATCTGTTCCTGACAGCGCTGATGGCGTCAACTTCAAGGGCAACTACCAGTGTGTGCTGAAGGGCAAGACTGTTGCTTCGGGCACCTGGTCGACGACCGGGGCAGGCCCGGCAGAGCTGAAGCCTGCCGCGGGCATGCCGAAAGCGAACCAGATTCCGGTGGGTGCCGAATGTTCGGTAACCGAGGCGGATCTTCCAGCGGGCGAAGCCTCAGGACTGCCCAATACCTCGTGGCTCTGGTCAGCGCCAGCAATCGATGGTCCCGTTGTCGTCGCAAAGGGCGATACGAAGCGTGTGACCGTGACGAACAGCACTGAGCGCCAGCTCGGGGCGGTCGTTTGGCGTAAGACCGACGTGACGGGCAACCGTCTCGGGGGTTCGGAGTGGACCCTCACCGGTCCCGACAGCTTCGCTCACGAGTTCAAGCTGCCCTCGGGCAAGGCCCTCGAGATCGATGACTGCGACAGCGATAACTGCGATGGCGTCGACCGAGACGTCAAGAGCGGCGAGTTTCGAATCTCGGGTCTGCCCTTCGGGAAGTATTCGCTCACCGAGGTGAAGGCTCCCGCCGGCTACTACCGGCTGAGCAACCCGATTGAGTTCGAGATCACGGCCAAAACGCCCTCACTGACCTTCGACCTCGGCGGTCTCGTCAACCACCCCATGGTGGGGCCGACGCTTCCGTTGACCGGCGGCATCGGGCGTGATGCCTTCTCGATCGCGGGCATGACCGTGACCGCACTCGGCGGGCTTGCGGTTGCAGCTCTATACCGACGAAAGCTGCGCGCGGCGAGGGCTTAG